A window from Setaria italica strain Yugu1 chromosome VIII, Setaria_italica_v2.0, whole genome shotgun sequence encodes these proteins:
- the LOC101764967 gene encoding flavonoid O-methyltransferase-like protein Os11g0303600, with product MTAQTVVPTDAELLQAQADLWRHSLYYLTPMALRCAVELGIPTAIHRLGGAASPTGLITALSLPSAKLPFLRRLMRLLAASGVFTVDKSTEEGVYCINPVSYLLVDGIPDEVHINHTSFVLTTTSTRYIDAAMGLADWFKKDVVTPPFEELHGATLFHESMESLDADYHKMANEALEAHDNFGVPIAMREFRDIFKGIQSTTCCWGASGDDTFARALVKAFPHIKCTVLANPKTISSKPGDGTINYVQDDMFNFIPPAQTVVLKLMLHHWTDEDCVKILAQCRKAIPSRKDGGKVIIGDIVIDYSAGPLLEAQLLMDVAMMTMTKGRQRDEKEWREIFMKAGFSDYKLLKKFGARGVFEVYP from the exons GGTGTGCAGTCGAGCTTGGCATCCCCACGGCAATCCACCGCCTTGGTGGGGCTGCCTCACCCACTGGCCTTATCACTGCACTGTCTCTCCCCTCTGCTAAGCTACCGTTCCTTCGCCGCTTGATGCGGCTCTTGGCTGCGTCGGGCGTATTCACTGTGGACAAGAGCACGGAGGAGGGGGTATACTGCATCAACCCCGTGTCCTACCTCTTGGTGGATGGCATCCCTGACGAGGTACACATCAACCATACGTCTTTCGTGCTCACGACCACCTCAACACGTTACATCGATGCGGCAATGGGGCTGGCTGACTGGTTCAAGAAGGACGTAGTGACACCACCATTCGAGGAGCTGCATGGGGCAACTTTGTTCCATGAGAGTATGGAGAGTCTTGACGCAGATTACCACAAGATGGCAAATGAAGCTTTGGAAGCCCACGACAACTTTGGGGTTCCAATTGCAATGCGGGAGTTCCGTGACATATTTAAGGGGATTCAGTCAACGACTTGCTGCTGGGGTGCCTCTGGTGATGACACATTTGCCAGGGCCCTTGTCAAGGCTTTCCCACATATTAAGTGCACGGTGCTGGCCAATCCCAAGACGATTAGCTCCAAACCGGGTGATGGTACGATAAACTATGTTCAAGATGACATGTTCAATTTCATCCCACCTGCTCAAACTGTGGTGCTAAAG CTTATGCTGCACCACTGGACTGACGAGGATTGCGTGAAGATCCTCGCTCAATGCCGTAAGGCGATTCCTTCACGAAAGGATGGTGGAAAAGTTATTATTGGCGATATTGTGATTGACTACTCTGCGGGGCCATTGTTGGAGGCCCAGCTCTTAATGGACGTTGCCATGATGACAATGACTAAAGGACGTCAACGGGACGAAAAAGAATGGCGTGAGATTTTCATGAAAGCAGGGTTCAGTGACTATAAGCTTCTAAAGAAATTTGGAGCTCGTGGTGTCTTTGAGGTCTATCCATAG